From Cellulomonas chengniuliangii, the proteins below share one genomic window:
- a CDS encoding pilus assembly protein, with translation MDFVLVGALTSLIFAAVLQLALIQHVRNTLVDCAAEGARYAALADRGVEEGAERTRALVSAGLSDRYAQEVSARRAQVDGLDVVEVRITAPMPVAGLLGPDRALTVVGHALAEGGE, from the coding sequence GTGGACTTCGTGCTCGTCGGGGCGCTGACGTCGCTGATCTTCGCGGCGGTGCTGCAACTGGCCCTCATCCAGCACGTGCGGAACACGCTGGTCGACTGCGCGGCCGAGGGCGCCCGCTACGCGGCGCTCGCGGACCGGGGCGTCGAGGAGGGCGCGGAGCGCACCCGGGCGCTGGTGTCCGCAGGCCTGTCCGACAGGTACGCCCAGGAGGTCAGCGCGCGGCGCGCCCAGGTCGACGGGCTCGACGTGGTCGAGGTGCGGATCACCGCGCCGATGCCGGTCGCCGGGCTGCTCGGCCCGGACCGGGCGCTCACCGTCGTCGGTCACGCGCTCGCTGAGGGAGGCGAATGA
- a CDS encoding type II secretion system F family protein, with amino-acid sequence MSGALLGAGVGALGGLGVAVVWWRLAARRITLDERLAPYLRPQRTGSRLLRVTATRTPFPTLERLIAPVMVDGVRFVARFGSPAAELRRRLERAGRTETVEEFRAGQVVWGVVGLAAGLALALLIAAGRSAGMLPLLVLVVVCGATGVLMRDYQLTREVTAREERLLAELPTIAELLALSVSAGEGAVGALERVVRTTHGELSGELARTLADARSGTPLAHALEKLADRTGLPALARFAEGVAVAVERGTPLAEVLRSQAQDVREHRRRDLMELGGRKEVLMMVPVVFLILPVTIVFAVFPSIAVLKVGL; translated from the coding sequence ATGAGCGGGGCGCTCCTGGGAGCCGGGGTGGGGGCCCTAGGCGGGCTCGGCGTCGCCGTCGTGTGGTGGCGGCTCGCCGCCCGGCGCATCACCCTCGATGAGCGCCTCGCTCCGTACCTGCGGCCTCAGCGCACCGGCTCCCGGCTGCTGCGCGTGACCGCCACCCGCACCCCGTTCCCCACGCTCGAGAGGCTCATCGCCCCCGTCATGGTCGACGGCGTGCGGTTCGTCGCCAGGTTCGGGTCGCCCGCCGCCGAGCTGCGCCGCCGCCTCGAGCGCGCGGGGCGGACCGAGACCGTGGAGGAGTTCCGTGCCGGGCAGGTGGTCTGGGGAGTCGTCGGCCTCGCCGCCGGCCTGGCGCTCGCGCTGCTGATCGCGGCCGGACGGTCGGCCGGGATGCTCCCGCTGCTGGTCCTCGTGGTGGTGTGCGGCGCCACCGGGGTCCTGATGAGGGACTACCAGCTCACCCGGGAGGTCACTGCACGGGAGGAGCGCCTGCTCGCTGAGCTGCCCACCATCGCGGAGCTACTCGCCCTGTCGGTCAGCGCGGGCGAGGGCGCCGTGGGGGCGCTCGAGCGGGTGGTGCGCACGACGCACGGCGAGCTCTCCGGCGAGCTCGCCCGCACCCTGGCCGACGCCCGCTCCGGCACGCCCCTGGCTCATGCCCTGGAGAAACTCGCAGACCGCACAGGGCTGCCGGCCCTCGCGCGCTTCGCCGAGGGCGTCGCCGTCGCGGTCGAGCGGGGAACCCCGTTGGCGGAGGTCCTCCGCTCCCAGGCGCAAGACGTCCGCGAGCACCGACGGCGCGACCTCATGGAGCTGGGCGGTCGCAAGGAGGTGCTGATGATGGTGCCGGTGGTGTTCCTCATCCTGCCGGTGACCATCGTCTTCGCCGTGTTCCCCAGCATCGCCGTGCTCAAGGTCGGGCTGTGA
- a CDS encoding type II secretion system F family protein: MGVVIGLVLGAGLCCVWWSCWAPPRRPAARGDGWAARTQDLLVQAGAPQVTPGSLAAASTGLGVLVLFVGVALTRAPAVSFCFALMGAAAPFALVRGRARRRRARLRDVWPEVVDHLGSGIRAGLSLPESLAQLGDRGPVELREPFAAFAEDYRVTGRFGDCLDDLKARLADPVADRIIEALRLTRDVGGTDLGRLLRTLSGFLREDARTRGELEARQSWTVYAARLAVAAPWVVLAMLATRTEAASAYNSVAGSVVLLVGAVCSVAAYLTMVRIGRLPEDPRVLR; the protein is encoded by the coding sequence ATGGGCGTCGTGATCGGCCTGGTGCTCGGGGCAGGGCTCTGCTGCGTGTGGTGGTCGTGCTGGGCGCCTCCCCGCCGACCGGCGGCCCGGGGCGACGGGTGGGCGGCGCGCACCCAGGACCTGTTGGTGCAGGCCGGGGCGCCGCAGGTCACGCCAGGATCGCTCGCGGCGGCCAGCACGGGACTCGGCGTGCTCGTCCTGTTCGTCGGAGTGGCGTTGACCCGGGCCCCAGCGGTGTCGTTCTGCTTCGCGCTGATGGGCGCCGCAGCGCCGTTCGCGCTGGTGCGGGGGCGTGCGCGGCGCCGCCGAGCGCGCCTGCGCGACGTGTGGCCGGAGGTCGTGGACCACCTCGGATCGGGGATCCGGGCAGGGCTCTCGTTGCCCGAGTCGCTGGCGCAGCTGGGCGACCGCGGGCCCGTCGAGCTCCGCGAGCCGTTCGCCGCCTTCGCCGAGGACTACCGGGTCACCGGGCGGTTCGGGGACTGCCTCGACGACCTGAAGGCGCGGCTCGCGGACCCTGTCGCGGATCGGATCATCGAGGCGCTGCGGCTCACTCGCGACGTCGGCGGCACCGATCTCGGTCGCCTGCTGCGCACGCTGTCCGGGTTCCTCAGGGAGGACGCGCGCACCCGGGGCGAGCTCGAGGCGCGGCAGAGCTGGACCGTGTACGCAGCCAGGCTCGCCGTGGCCGCGCCCTGGGTCGTGCTGGCGATGCTCGCCACCCGCACCGAGGCCGCCAGCGCCTACAACTCCGTCGCCGGCTCGGTGGTCCTGCTCGTCGGCGCGGTGTGCTCCGTGGCCGCGTACCTGACCATGGTCCGGATCGGGCGGCTCCCCGAAGACCCGCGGGTGCTGCGATGA
- a CDS encoding CpaF family protein has product MDGVAILETEVRELIRRRGLDPVRDRSGVRQLVTDAIADYDARSVVGAVPPLADAAGALKSVVDAVAGLGPLQRYLDDPEVEEIWINSPTEVFIARRGEPELTTTILTAGQVRDLVEQMLKASGRRLDLSSPFVDASLPGGERLHVVIPDVTRRDWAVNIRKFVARAQRLDDLVALGSLPVAAAAFLDAAVRVGLNVLVAGSTQAGKTTMLGALAGSVPARQRIVTCEEVFELRLVHRDVVALQCRQPSLEGTGEIPLRRLVKEALRMRPDRLLIGEVREAEALDLLVALNAGVPGMCTLHANSAREALTKLCTLPLLAGENISDRFVVPTVAAAIDVVVHLGLDARGRRRVCEIVAVPGRVENGIVETADLFHLRGEELVRGEGYPPHAERFAIAGIDLPALLRAGR; this is encoded by the coding sequence ATGGACGGCGTGGCGATCCTCGAGACCGAGGTGCGCGAGCTGATCCGTCGTCGTGGGCTGGACCCGGTGCGCGACCGCAGCGGGGTGCGGCAGCTCGTCACCGACGCCATCGCGGACTATGACGCCCGGAGCGTTGTGGGCGCCGTCCCGCCGCTGGCCGACGCGGCGGGCGCACTGAAGAGCGTCGTCGACGCGGTCGCCGGGCTCGGGCCGCTGCAGCGATACCTCGACGACCCGGAGGTCGAGGAGATCTGGATCAACTCGCCCACCGAGGTCTTCATCGCCCGGCGCGGGGAGCCCGAGCTCACCACCACGATCCTCACCGCGGGCCAGGTGCGGGACCTGGTGGAGCAGATGCTCAAGGCATCTGGCCGGCGGCTGGACCTGTCCAGCCCGTTCGTCGACGCGAGCCTGCCGGGCGGTGAGCGGCTGCACGTCGTCATCCCCGACGTCACGCGGCGGGACTGGGCGGTCAACATCCGGAAGTTCGTGGCTCGCGCCCAACGGCTCGACGACCTCGTCGCCCTCGGGTCGCTGCCCGTGGCCGCCGCGGCGTTCCTCGACGCCGCAGTCCGCGTGGGTCTCAACGTGCTGGTGGCCGGCTCGACGCAGGCTGGCAAGACGACGATGCTCGGCGCGCTCGCGGGCTCGGTGCCCGCCCGGCAGCGGATCGTCACCTGCGAGGAGGTGTTCGAGCTGCGGCTCGTCCACCGGGACGTCGTGGCACTGCAGTGTCGTCAGCCCAGCCTCGAGGGCACCGGCGAGATCCCCTTGCGGCGCCTCGTCAAAGAAGCGCTGCGGATGCGCCCCGACCGGCTGCTCATCGGCGAGGTGCGCGAGGCCGAGGCGCTGGACCTGCTCGTGGCTTTGAACGCGGGCGTGCCGGGGATGTGCACCCTGCACGCGAACTCGGCTCGGGAGGCCCTCACCAAGCTGTGCACGCTCCCGCTGCTCGCCGGGGAGAACATCTCCGACAGGTTCGTGGTGCCGACGGTCGCCGCAGCCATCGACGTGGTGGTGCACCTGGGTCTGGACGCGCGGGGCCGTCGTCGGGTCTGCGAGATCGTCGCCGTCCCGGGCCGGGTCGAGAACGGGATCGTGGAGACCGCCGACCTGTTCCACCTGCGCGGCGAGGAGCTCGTGCGGGGCGAGGGGTACCCGCCGCACGCCGAGCGGTTCGCGATCGCCGGCATCGACCTTCCAGCACTGCTGCGCGCCGGGCGCTGA
- a CDS encoding winged helix-turn-helix domain-containing protein yields MVTQILEAVWQYDFGGDSVVVERFVSNLRRKVDDGHEALIQTVRGVGIPRGPIGRGVERLGGAGGAGPCPRTLVDQRSGHRDDGRRRAAAAHPPRGPDAQ; encoded by the coding sequence GTGGTGACGCAGATCCTCGAGGCGGTGTGGCAGTACGACTTCGGCGGGGACTCCGTCGTCGTCGAGCGGTTCGTGTCCAACCTGCGTCGCAAGGTCGACGACGGGCACGAGGCGCTCATCCAGACTGTCCGCGGTGTGGGGATACCTCGAGGACCGATCGGCCGAGGCGTTGAGAGGCTCGGCGGCGCGGGTGGAGCAGGTCCTTGCCCGCGGACCCTCGTCGACCAGCGGTCCGGTCACCGGGACGACGGTCGCCGTCGAGCTGCCGCGGCGCACCCGCCCCGAGGTCCGGACGCCCAGTGA
- a CDS encoding class I SAM-dependent methyltransferase has product MARHDHAFSRLIDDASTTPIDGWHFSFLEGRQTSTPLPWDYERLAAARLASAAHVLDVDTGGGEVLARLAPPAGTIAVEDWPPNIPIAAARLQPLGVEVRQRVDGRLPVADAGADLVLNRHGDLDLAEAARVLRPGGVLLTQQIADVNEPEIGEALGAPAATFPNAVRDLDDLAARVEEAGLVCEVRAQAAVVTRYLDVGALVLQLRAVPWQAPGFVAHDSLDALRRVHQRIEAHGSFDVTSVRFLLHARRPRRPGPTS; this is encoded by the coding sequence ATGGCTCGGCACGATCACGCCTTCTCGCGGCTCATCGACGACGCCAGCACGACCCCCATCGACGGGTGGCACTTCTCGTTCCTCGAGGGCAGGCAGACCAGCACACCGCTGCCGTGGGACTACGAGCGGCTCGCGGCGGCGCGCCTGGCGTCCGCGGCACACGTCCTTGACGTCGACACCGGCGGTGGCGAGGTCCTGGCGCGCCTGGCCCCGCCGGCGGGGACGATCGCCGTCGAGGATTGGCCGCCCAACATCCCGATAGCGGCGGCCCGGCTCCAGCCGTTGGGCGTGGAGGTGCGCCAACGCGTCGACGGGCGGCTCCCCGTCGCGGACGCCGGAGCCGACCTGGTCCTCAACAGGCACGGCGACCTGGACCTGGCCGAGGCCGCCCGGGTGCTGCGGCCGGGCGGCGTGCTGCTCACCCAGCAGATCGCCGACGTGAACGAGCCCGAGATCGGGGAGGCGCTCGGCGCTCCCGCGGCGACGTTCCCGAACGCCGTCCGGGACCTGGACGATCTGGCGGCGCGCGTCGAGGAGGCCGGGCTGGTGTGCGAGGTGCGCGCGCAGGCGGCGGTCGTCACCCGGTACCTGGACGTCGGGGCCCTGGTGCTGCAGCTGCGCGCAGTCCCGTGGCAGGCGCCGGGGTTCGTGGCCCACGACTCGCTCGACGCGCTGCGGCGCGTCCACCAGCGGATCGAGGCGCACGGCTCGTTCGACGTGACCAGCGTGCGGTTCTTGCTCCACGCCCGTCGGCCTCGCCGACCCGGCCCCACGTCCTGA
- a CDS encoding aldose 1-epimerase family protein, which translates to MNTPSPSGRQHRLVHGDHRATIAEVGASIREYAVAGRPVTMPFAEDVIAPAYSGAVLAPWPNRLRDGEYTVDGVTYEVPLNEHDRRTALHGLVSHARFTAVGEPTDTAVTLRHDLVPTPGYPWPLRIEATYTLSDDGLRVEVAATNLGGSAAPYGVGFHPWLSPGDARVDECTLRLDAATHVVNDDRLLPIGVEPVDSDFDFRAPRLLEGVVLDDAFVDPVRDADGLSWIHLASPDGRTASVWMDGSMDTWQVCTGNGIPRIDRGGVAAEPMSCIADAFRTGERLVSLEPGGTHTVTWGVTLS; encoded by the coding sequence GTGAACACTCCTTCTCCGTCCGGTCGCCAGCACCGCCTGGTCCACGGCGACCACCGCGCCACCATCGCCGAGGTGGGCGCCAGCATCCGCGAGTACGCGGTGGCCGGCCGCCCCGTGACCATGCCCTTCGCCGAGGACGTCATCGCGCCCGCCTACTCGGGCGCCGTGCTCGCCCCGTGGCCCAACCGGCTGCGGGACGGCGAGTACACCGTCGACGGCGTCACGTACGAGGTGCCGCTCAACGAGCACGACCGCCGCACCGCCCTGCACGGGCTGGTCAGCCACGCGCGGTTCACCGCCGTGGGCGAGCCCACCGACACAGCCGTCACGCTGCGCCACGACCTGGTGCCGACGCCCGGCTACCCGTGGCCGCTGCGCATCGAGGCGACCTACACGCTGTCCGACGACGGCCTGCGCGTCGAGGTCGCGGCGACGAACCTGGGCGGCTCGGCGGCGCCCTACGGCGTGGGCTTCCACCCGTGGCTCTCCCCCGGCGACGCCCGCGTCGACGAGTGCACGCTGCGCCTGGACGCCGCGACGCACGTGGTCAACGACGACCGGCTGCTGCCCATCGGCGTCGAGCCGGTCGACTCCGATTTCGACTTCCGGGCCCCGCGCCTGCTCGAGGGGGTCGTGCTCGATGACGCGTTCGTCGACCCGGTGCGCGACGCCGACGGCTTGTCCTGGATCCACCTCGCCTCACCGGACGGCCGCACCGCCTCGGTGTGGATGGACGGGTCGATGGACACCTGGCAGGTGTGCACCGGCAACGGCATCCCCCGCATCGACCGTGGCGGGGTCGCCGCCGAGCCGATGAGCTGCATCGCCGACGCGTTCCGCACAGGCGAGCGCCTGGTGAGCCTGGAGCCTGGCGGCACGCACACCGTGACGTGGGGCGTGACCCTCAGCTGA
- a CDS encoding M15 family metallopeptidase → MSSGGVVGSQPDPRAPGVVSRRQLREQAAQAERAQRRGKLSPVAQRTSHPHSSHAAHAEAHAPEQAARRADQAPTSRVMSSGARSARTGAGSRSARSEVPRGPVNRTASWTVRLGVLAALAGVTVVVPLTQKPLPSGEFGAELQAEATLPSTVEALSASVTTGLPPSALISTDATALRATVSSSRSEEREELAGCDGAKRAPGTNGQLKTADLCALWDGRTQLRADAAVSLAVLNEAFVARFGADMCLVSGYRTLSEQIRVKATKGGLAAAPGKSNHGWGLAVDLCSSETSGNKWTWLNQNAPSYGWDNPEWARPGGSGPYERWHWEYTQGVKDDGEYFG, encoded by the coding sequence ATGAGCTCTGGAGGTGTCGTGGGGTCGCAGCCCGATCCGCGCGCCCCCGGCGTCGTCTCCCGTCGCCAGCTGCGCGAGCAGGCGGCGCAGGCAGAGCGGGCCCAGCGGCGAGGCAAGCTGTCTCCCGTGGCCCAGCGCACCAGCCACCCGCACTCGTCGCACGCCGCCCACGCGGAGGCGCACGCACCCGAGCAGGCGGCGCGGCGCGCCGACCAGGCGCCCACGTCACGCGTCATGTCGAGCGGCGCACGCTCTGCCCGGACAGGCGCGGGCTCGCGTTCCGCCCGGTCCGAGGTGCCCCGTGGCCCGGTCAACCGGACCGCGAGCTGGACCGTCCGCCTCGGGGTGCTCGCCGCGCTCGCGGGTGTCACCGTGGTCGTGCCCCTCACCCAGAAGCCGTTGCCGTCGGGGGAGTTCGGCGCCGAGCTGCAGGCCGAGGCCACGCTGCCCAGCACCGTCGAGGCGCTCAGCGCCTCCGTCACCACCGGCCTGCCGCCCTCGGCGCTCATATCCACCGACGCCACCGCGCTCCGCGCGACCGTCTCCTCGAGCCGCTCCGAGGAGCGGGAGGAGCTGGCGGGCTGCGATGGAGCCAAGCGCGCCCCCGGCACCAATGGCCAGCTCAAGACCGCTGACCTGTGCGCGCTCTGGGACGGTCGCACCCAGCTCCGCGCCGACGCGGCAGTCTCCCTGGCCGTGCTCAACGAGGCGTTCGTCGCCCGGTTCGGCGCGGACATGTGCTTGGTCAGCGGCTATCGGACCCTCTCCGAGCAGATCAGGGTCAAGGCGACGAAGGGCGGCCTGGCAGCGGCGCCGGGCAAGTCCAACCACGGCTGGGGCCTCGCCGTGGACCTCTGCTCCTCGGAGACGAGCGGCAACAAGTGGACCTGGCTCAACCAGAACGCCCCCTCCTATGGGTGGGACAACCCGGAGTGGGCCCGGCCCGGCGGCTCCGGCCCGTACGAGCGGTGGCACTGGGAGTACACGCAGGGCGTCAAGGACGACGGCGAGTACTTCGGCTGA
- a CDS encoding hemolysin family protein, whose amino-acid sequence MNSSLALLFAAILLAGNAFFVGAEFAIISARRSSIEPLAEAGNRRARTVLWAMEHVSLMLACAQLGVTVCSTTLGLVAEPAIAHLIEDPLHAVGVSTSLAHPIAFVLALAIVVYLHVVLGEMVPKNLAVAGPDRAVLWFGPPLVWIGRVVRPVISGLNWLANHVLRLFGVEPKDEVASAFTAQEVRSIVELSQAEGLIDDAQGLLSGAIQFSDRTAAEVMIPLDELVTLGAEATPADVEKHVARTGYSRFPVLDGAGVPVGYLHLKDVLYADEATRDLPVPTWRVRALAVVKPEAEVEEALAAMQRSGAHLARVEQGGRTEGVVFLEDILEELVGEVRDAMQRDGMR is encoded by the coding sequence GTGAACAGCAGCCTGGCCCTCCTCTTCGCGGCGATCCTGCTCGCCGGCAACGCCTTCTTCGTCGGCGCGGAGTTCGCCATCATCTCGGCCCGGCGCAGCTCGATCGAGCCGCTGGCCGAGGCGGGCAACCGGCGGGCCCGCACCGTGCTGTGGGCCATGGAGCACGTCTCCCTCATGCTGGCGTGCGCCCAGCTCGGCGTCACGGTCTGCTCGACCACGCTGGGCCTCGTCGCGGAGCCCGCCATCGCGCACCTCATCGAGGACCCGCTGCACGCCGTGGGCGTGAGCACCAGCCTGGCGCATCCCATCGCGTTCGTGCTGGCACTGGCCATCGTCGTCTACCTGCACGTGGTGCTCGGCGAGATGGTGCCCAAGAACCTCGCGGTCGCGGGGCCGGACCGCGCGGTGCTGTGGTTCGGGCCGCCGCTGGTGTGGATTGGGCGCGTGGTCCGGCCGGTGATCTCCGGGCTCAACTGGCTCGCCAACCACGTGCTGCGCCTGTTCGGCGTGGAGCCCAAGGACGAGGTCGCCTCCGCCTTCACCGCGCAGGAGGTCCGCTCGATCGTCGAGCTGTCGCAGGCCGAGGGCCTCATCGACGACGCGCAGGGACTGCTCTCGGGCGCCATCCAGTTCTCCGACCGCACCGCCGCCGAGGTGATGATCCCCCTCGACGAGCTCGTGACCCTCGGCGCGGAGGCCACGCCGGCCGATGTCGAGAAGCACGTCGCCCGCACCGGGTACAGCCGCTTCCCGGTGCTCGACGGCGCGGGCGTGCCGGTGGGCTACCTGCACCTCAAGGACGTCCTGTACGCCGACGAGGCCACCCGCGACCTGCCGGTGCCGACGTGGCGCGTGCGGGCGCTGGCCGTGGTGAAGCCCGAGGCCGAGGTCGAGGAGGCGCTGGCCGCGATGCAGCGTTCCGGGGCCCACCTGGCCCGGGTCGAGCAGGGCGGGCGCACTGAGGGCGTCGTCTTCTTGGAGGACATCCTCGAGGAGCTGGTCGGCGAGGTCCGGGACGCGATGCAGCGCGACGGGATGCGCTGA